Proteins from one Silurus meridionalis isolate SWU-2019-XX chromosome 3, ASM1480568v1, whole genome shotgun sequence genomic window:
- the rpe gene encoding ribulose-phosphate 3-epimerase isoform X2, translating into MVECLRKAVGPNPFFDMHMMVSRPEQWVKPMAAAGASQYTFHLEATTNPGSLIKDIRESGMKVGVAIKPGTTVEEIAQWAGHIDMALVMTVEPGFGGQKFMEDMMPKVSWLRSQFPSLDIEVDGGVGPDTIHHCAEAGANMIVSGSAVVGSADPRSVIALLKDVILEAIQKRSLDR; encoded by the exons ATGGTAGAATGTCTCCGGAAAGCTGTGGGTCCAAATCCTTTTTTTG acatGCACATGATGGTTTCCAGACCAGAACAGTGGGTGAAGCCAATGGCAGCAGCAGGAGCCAGCCAGTATACATTTCATTTGGAGGCCACTACAAATCCTGGAAGCCTCATCAAGGATATCCGTGAGAGTGGCATGAAG GTTGGTGTGGCTATCAAGCCTGGAACCACAGTCGAAGAAATAGCACAATGGGCCGGGCATATTGATATGGCCTTAGTTATGACAGTGGAGCCTGGATTTGGTGGCCAGAAGTTTATGGAAGACATGATGCCAAAG GTCAGCTGGCTAAGAAGTCAGTTTCCTTCCCTAGATATTGAGGTCGATGGAGGAGTTGGACCAGACACTATTCATCATTGTGCTGAG gcaGGAGCGAACATGATTGTATCAGGCAGTGCTGTAGTGGGCAGTGCAGACCCCCGATCTGTAATTGCCCTCCTCAAAGATGTCATCCTTGAGGCCATTCAGAAACGATCTCTTGACCGTTAA
- the rpe gene encoding ribulose-phosphate 3-epimerase isoform X1: MAYTAKIGPSVLSSDLSQLGRECERMMECGADYLHLDVMDGHFVPNITFGHPMVECLRKAVGPNPFFDMHMMVSRPEQWVKPMAAAGASQYTFHLEATTNPGSLIKDIRESGMKVGVAIKPGTTVEEIAQWAGHIDMALVMTVEPGFGGQKFMEDMMPKVSWLRSQFPSLDIEVDGGVGPDTIHHCAEAGANMIVSGSAVVGSADPRSVIALLKDVILEAIQKRSLDR; this comes from the exons ATGGCATACACAGCTAAAATCGGGCCCTCGGTGTTAAGTAGTGATCTTTCCCAGCTAGGGAGGGAATGCGAGCGGATGATGGAATGCGGCGCAGACTATTTGCACCTGGACGTTATGGACGG GCATTTTGTTCCGAACATCACGTTTGGCCATCCGATGGTAGAATGTCTCCGGAAAGCTGTGGGTCCAAATCCTTTTTTTG acatGCACATGATGGTTTCCAGACCAGAACAGTGGGTGAAGCCAATGGCAGCAGCAGGAGCCAGCCAGTATACATTTCATTTGGAGGCCACTACAAATCCTGGAAGCCTCATCAAGGATATCCGTGAGAGTGGCATGAAG GTTGGTGTGGCTATCAAGCCTGGAACCACAGTCGAAGAAATAGCACAATGGGCCGGGCATATTGATATGGCCTTAGTTATGACAGTGGAGCCTGGATTTGGTGGCCAGAAGTTTATGGAAGACATGATGCCAAAG GTCAGCTGGCTAAGAAGTCAGTTTCCTTCCCTAGATATTGAGGTCGATGGAGGAGTTGGACCAGACACTATTCATCATTGTGCTGAG gcaGGAGCGAACATGATTGTATCAGGCAGTGCTGTAGTGGGCAGTGCAGACCCCCGATCTGTAATTGCCCTCCTCAAAGATGTCATCCTTGAGGCCATTCAGAAACGATCTCTTGACCGTTAA